A segment of the uncultured Desulfobulbus sp. genome:
AGCATCCACGCTCATTCTGAAAGTGGCAAGGGTGACGGGGCGGCAGGTGCCCACCCCTCCGGCGGGGCTCAGGTTCTGGGGCTTATTTTCAAAGAATTACCCACAAATTCTGCGGACGAGGCGCCAAAAGGACCGGAATTGTCTGTGTTTTAAACGGGGGTCGGCTCTCACGCCGGTCGGTTATCCGCACGTTACGAGGTCGAGTAGACCGGTGTTGCTTCCCACATTAACTGAACAACCATCACCTGATTATCCTGTTAATATAAGCTGATTATTTTGCAGACATCCTCCGGAGCGTAGAGCGCAACCCGGAGGATGTTTTGTTTCCGGCACTCTCAGAACGGAACGTTTTCCCGATTCTCTTTTTCGACTACCCAGTAGGGTTTTTCTTCTTCCTGTGTCATGTGACGACAGTGGTCCCGAACCAAGGCCTGCAGTTCATCGATGACCTCGAGGAGATTCGATACAAAACGGATGTGATCTTCAGCTTTCATGTGATTTCACCTGAGGTTAGAGTAATTCGGAGTCTGCCATGCGGACATGGTCAGGGGTCACGGTCTGGGATTTTTCAGCCGCTGCGGCGATAAGGCTGCCTCTGGCGAGATGATTCGCTTTTCTGAACAAACCGCCGGAACCTTGGTGGACAGCCGTCAGCGCAGCATCCTCAAACGGGGAGTTCTGCAATCCAGCGATCGCCAGATGATGGCGGATGTAGCGTTCCATCCCCTCCCTGTCCACCGCCTCAAGGTGGGCACGTGCCACCACTCTAGAGGCAAGAGGGATAGCAGTGCGGTACAGCAGGTTGTCCGCCAGGTTGTTCTGGCCCGCCAGGATAATAGGGAGCCAGGGCTTGGAGTCGCCTTCAAACTGGGTCATGGTGTGCAACTCCGAAAAGACATCGAGCCGCAGCAGTGAGGCCTCGTCAATAACCAACAAAGGTTGCTGTTTTTTGGTGGCCACAAGGTTCTGTATCTGGCTCCTGATCAGCCTGGTCAAAACCGCCCTTGAAGAAGAGGCGGTGTGTATATCGAGCTCGGCCAGCAGCTGTCGATACACCTCCAGGATGGAGCCGCTGGTTGCCGTGACCCAGAGCACTTTATGTGCAGACGGGTGCAGTTTGCCGGTCGACCACCGCAACGCCGTTGATTTCCCAGCCCCGACCTCGCCGGTCAACAGGGCGATGCCGCCGATCCTGATCACGTAGTCGACCCGTTGGCCGAGGGCCAGGAGCGCAGGCGTCTTGAGGATGGACTCAAGTTCGATATCCGGAGTAAACGGTTCCCTTGTCAACCCGAAGAAGGCCCTATAGCTCACGTTGCTCCTCCTGCGACATAAATGGGAGCTGCCCTTGAACCGGCTTATCCCTCGTGATCTCAGAGTTTATTTTAAGATCCACCGGGACAAGCAGGCCATGGGATGTGCCCTTGTGGATGATTTCCACCCTGTGGGGTTTGTGTTCGTGATAGAGCAGGCTGAGCTGTTCACCGATAAACCTGGTCGGTGCTTCAAAGAGCCGATTGTTGATCGAAACGGTACGGTCTTTAGAGACCCGGCGCCGAACCTCCTTGCGAAAATGGTCTTCAAGGTCTCGCGGGGCGGCCCGTATCAGCTCGATGTGGTCACCAAAGCGGATGAGTGGCGCCTGGCTGGTGCTGGAATGACAGCGCTGATGGTAGTCTTCGCGCACCCACAGATCCAGGGCCACATTGATATCGTGCAAGGAACCGCCAAGAAAAGAAGGCAGAAACTGGGAACGGACCGTGCGGAAGAAACGCTCGATCTTGCCTCTTCCTTGCGGGGTATAGGGGGGAGTATGGACCAGGGCAATGCCCAGCGAGGCGCAGATCCGCTCGAGGTGGCGGGAGCGAAAGGCCGCCCCGTTGTCCACGTACAGTTTTCTAGGGATGCCTCTGGTCAGCAATGCCTGCCTGAAGGCATCCAGCCAGCTGTCCAGCCCTTCCGAGAGGTAGAACTCAGCGTGGGGCAACAAACGGGAATGGTCGTCGAGAAAAGCGATCAGGTACGTCTTTTTCTTCCGCTCGTCCGTCTCGACCTTCGGGCCATGCATCACGTCCGATTGCCAGATATCGTTGGGATATTGCGCTTCGTAGCGGCGCCTGTCGACCTTGCCAACGGACGTGTTGCCGGAGAGCCCTTCCTGCTTGAGAATTCGGTACGCCGTTGTCAGGGAAACCGGCATGCCCGGCGGCATCAGTTGCCTCTTTTCCATTTCCGCAAGCAGTTTGACGACCGGCAGCCCTGCCAATTCTTTGCGGAGCTTGACAAGGGAAAGAACGGTTTCTTCGTCGACCCGGCGGCTGCGCCCCCGGTCCGAGCGTGGCTGGGGATACAGTGAAGCCAGTTGTCGACCGCTGTTTTGATACAGCGAGACCCATCTGCGGATCGTGGATTCGGCGATCCGGGTGCGGCAGGAATGCGGGATATGCCATCGCTGCTCGCTCTTTTCCCTGATTCGTTCCGCCATTTCACCGGGCTCAAGTTGACTGCAGACCAGCTCGCTGATCACCCCGAAACGAAACAAGGCCACTGCTTCTCGTTCTTTTTCCGTCATGGATTCCTCCCTGTAGTGTGATGGATAACGACTCGAAACCTCATTTTCGCTGTTATCATCTCCAGGGGAATCCGGGCAGAGATACAATACGGTAGGGTGGTTATTGCACGGTCATATTCTCCTTTTGTGTTGCACGGGTTACCGGGATGATATTTTGAGTGATAATCAACTGATATCCCTGGGGTTCATCCCCAGGATCAGTTTGATCATTCGCCGTAGGCTTCGCCACCAGAGGCGTTGCCGGCGTCTCGGCAGCCCCGGCAACCAACGTTTTTTCCTGTTCCGGTAAAGAATACAGGCCAGAATCTCTGCGATACTTGAACGAAATCGGCGAAAATAACCGTATGGACGTACTCGGTGAACAGCCCCACAGCAGGAACAGCGGAGGCGACGGAGATAAATCCCCTCATGAACAGAGGAAAAGTAGGAGAGCACAAACCCATGCCCCCACAATTTACCTGAACAACGTGGGCAGAATAATGGCTTGGGCCAGCTGAACTGACGGCCAAGGCGAGCAATTTCCTTGACCTTGGCTTTGACAAAAAGTACCAGTGAAGTAACTCCTTGCAGGATGGTTAGATCCTGGTTGGAGGGGATGGTGGATCTTTGCAGAGGTCCATCATCCCACCCACATCTTTCCTCGCAGTTTATTCCGATTTTTCAATCAATTGCTTTAACAGATTCTGGAAATATTCACCGCTTTTTGTTCAGCGTATTTGGGAACCAACACCCCGTGATATTGCGGCTGATTGGTAAATGGCTGAACGCGGGTTTCATGTCGGGTGGAGTAGTATCGCGGACCGAAGAAGGGTCGCCACAGGGTGGGCCGATCAGCCCAATCCTGGCAAATATCTACCTGCACTACGTGCTTGATCTTTGGTTTGCAAAGAAGGTCAAGCCCTGGTGCACCGGAGAGGTATACCTGACGCGGTTTGCTGACGACTTCGTGGTAAATTTCCAATACAGGTGTGATGCGGAAGGATTCGCAAGAGTCTTGCCCAAACGATTCGGGAAATTCGGGCTGGAATTGGCAGAGGAAAAGACACGGTTGATGCGTTTTGGGCGCTTCGCGCGGGCTGACATGGAGAGAACCGGCAACAAACCGGAAACGTTTGACTTTCTAGGGTTCAAGCACGTGTGCGGATCGGATCGCGGGGGAAAATTTGCCTTGATTCGAATACCATGCGTTAAAAGTTGCCGAAAGTTCCTGGCCAAGACCAAAGAATGGCTTAATCGGCATATGCACTGGAAACGACGCGACCAACAGCGTCAACTCGTGTCAATGCTGCGAGGTTTTTATCAGTACTTCGGACTCCACCATTGCAAACCGAAACTCGACAATATTCGTCGGGGAGTACAGAGGCAGTGGAGCCTCAGCCTGCGACGGCGCAGTCAGAGGCATCGAATGTATTGGAGCTACCTCAAGAGTTGCTCCTGGTTTGAACTGCCCTACGCGGTGTCAACATTACATCCGTCGATTTGACGAACGGTCAACGAGTGCAGCCTGGGGAGCCCGTTGCGGGAATTCCGCACGGCGGGTTCTGCGAGGGGGGGGGCGGGTACAAGAGGTCTATAACCTCAAGGTCCGCCTCTACCCACCGCACGGTATCACAGCGGTATCATATCGTGAAAATAAAGTTATTTATATCAAAAAATTAGGTTCTTCGGTGCGGGTTCGAGTCCCGCCTCGTCCACCAAAAAATCAAAATAGATAATTCGTTATCTATCTTTAATAGCCAGTGTAAACAGTGACTTAATGGTGACTGATTAACACTGGCTTTTTTTGTCTTATACCTCACAAAACCATGATCATCGCTGGTTTAGGCCCGTAGTTCTTCAATCAAAATAGACCGAAGCAGATGGGATAATCATATAAAAAATAGTGATTTCAAGACGTTGAAAGGGATAAATGGAATTTTGTCTAAAATGAAACAGGATGGATACTCCGATTGTACCATCCACCACATCTTAAAATTGATAAAACGGGTTTTCAATTGGGCAATTGAGAACGGTCACTATTTTGAGGTGAACCCGTGCAACACAATCAAACCACCGAAGTATGATAATCGGGTTACTGCCTATCTGGGTACAGAGGAAATCACCGAATTGGTCGACGACTATGCCTCAACTCCAAATCCCCCTGTTTCCCGAAGGTACCACTCTGATCAACCAAAACATTGGGTTCCTGCGACAAGGGAGCACCATTACCTATGTTCACGGCAGTCTTCCCGTGTTCACCCATGATATTGACGACCTGGCCAGGTTTTGCATGTTCACCAGTCAATTGTATATCAACGGCAGTGCCAGCCAGGCAGAGATCTGTCGGGCTTTCGGCGTAAGCAAGATCAGTGTGCTGCGCAGTGTGAAGCTGTACCGGGAAAAAGGGATGGCTGGTTTTTTCGCTCCACGTGTCTGTCGAGGTCCGGCGGTATTGACACCCGAGGTGCTGGAGCAGGTGCAACACCTCCTTGACGAGGAACATTCTGTTCCGGATATTGCCAAAGAACTGGAACTGAAAGCCGATACGCTGCACAAGGCACTACGTGCGGGCAAGCTGCGCCGTCCTTTAAAAAAAAGAGGTGTGCCCGCAGCTGGTCAACGGTAACAGCAAGAGCGAACGAAGTCGGAATGACGCGGCAGCTCCTATCGGCATGGGGGCAACGGACACTACCGGCCGAATATTGGCCAGTTTATTTGGTCAAGGCCCGCCTGAATTGGTCTTCACCCACAGTCTAGATGTGAGCAATGGCGGGGTTTTGCTTGCCTTACCCGCACTGCTGAACCTGGGATTGCTCAATCATCTTGAATATCTGGTCCTGCCGGACGGATACTACCGGCTAGATTCCATTTTAGTGCTGCTCGCTTTCATGGCGTTGGCCCGGGTTAAAAATATTGAGTGGTTGCGGTACAGCCCGCCGGGAGAATGGGGCAAGCTACTCGGTCTTGACCGGATCCCGGAGGCAAAAACCCTGCGCAACAAAGTGCGGTTACTGACCGAGGGTGGTCAGGCGCAACAGTGGAGTGGAGCTCTGAGCCGGGACTGGATGGCGATGTTTCCGGAAACCGCGGGTGTGCTTTACATCGACGGGCACGTTCGCGTGTACCACGGCAGCCAGACGGAGTTGCCCCGTCACTATGTGGCCAGGCAGCAACTCTGCTTGTGGGCTACCACCGATTACTGGGTGAATGCCATGGACGGCCAGCCGTTTTTCATGGTGAACCAGCCGGTGGATCCTGGGCTGTTGACGGTTCTTGAAGAATAGATCGTCCCCCGTCTGGAGGAGGAAGTTCCTCTTCAGTCCAACCTGTTCCCCTCTACCGACCCTCTGATCCCCCGGTTCACCCTGGTCTTTGACCGGAAAGGCTACAGCCCCGATTTTATGGCCAGGATGCTGAAAAAAGGGATCGCTTGCCTGAGCTACCACAAATACCCCGGCGACGACTAGCCCACGACGGAGTTTACCTCGCATAAGGTCGACTTGATATCAGGCCAGAGCGAAGAGATGCTCCTGGCTGAACGCGACACGCTACTCGGCAAAAAGTTCACGGTACGCGAGATTCGTAAGCTGAGCCCAAGCGGACACCAAACGGCTATTCTCTCCACCGATTTCAGAAAGGATATCACCCATTGCGCCGCGGCCATGTTCGCTCGATGGTGTCAGGAGAATTTTTTCAGGTATATGCGCGAACATTACAACCTTGACAGGCTTGTCGACTACAGTACCAGGAAATATTCCTGGCAGCACACGGGTGATCAACCCCCAGTATTGGGAGTTGGACAGCGAAGTGAGAAAACAGGCAGCTCGCCTAACGCGGAAACGATGCGAATGCAACGCGATCGTGCTCTGTGACAATATCGAGCCGAATGTTGTAACCGCCTATGAAACGAAAAAATGCCGCGCTACAGCAAGAAATCGAGCATATGAAAATAACCCTGGACGACCTGAAAGCCTGCCGCAAGGCAACGCCCAGACATGTACAATTTTCCGATCTGCCCGAGGAAGACAGGTTCCGCATGTTGGGGATGAAAAGCAAGCATTTCATCGACACGATCAAACTCATCGACTATCGGGCCGAGTCCGCCATGACCAATATCGTACGCCAAGCCATGTATCGCCGTGATGACGCCCGCAGTTTGCTCCGTAGCCTGTATGCCACCGAGGCCGATATCATACCGGACCAAGCGGAGCAGAAACTCACGATTAGGATCCACCAACCGGCTAACCGCTGCAGCGCTGAATCTATACTGCACCTTATTGGCGAGTTAAACACAACCCGAACAGTTTTTCCAGGAACTGACCTCCGGTTGTTCTCCGAATTGGTGACATGACAAAATCTCTCGAGGTCAGGAGGCCTGTATAATAAATGAAATGTTTTTGTTATCGGCAAAACTATTATAATTGTTGGGTGACTTGGGCAGTAGATACATAAAATATGCATAACCCGAGGAGAAATCATCTTTCAAGAGGCCTTTCACCATTTAGGTGGAGTACGATGCTTACTGATTTTAGGGAGAACCGTAGCTCATGAATGCAATAAAGCAGGTGATAATAGTGGGAATTTTGGTTTTATGCACTGACGCTCACGCGATCAATGTGTTCGGAGTTATTCCCAATGAAACGGTTTGGTCCAGTGCAGACTCTCCGGTTCATGTGGTAGGCGATCTTGACATTGCTGGCCTTACGGTAGAGCCGGGTGTTGAGATCCGTCTTACTGGAGACTACGAGATTGTGGTATCCGGCGTCATTCGTTCACTGGGAAGCCAGGAATCGCCGGTGGTGTTCAGACCTTCCGATGACAATCCCGCAGGCTGGAGAGGCTTCTACTTTGAGGATAGCGATTCAGGTAGTGAGTTTCGCTGGACCCGAATTGAGGGTGCCAATAGCAGCGGTGTTCATATCGTAAGATCGAATCCCTCATTCGACCATGTCACCTTTGAAGGAAATCGTGCGACCTACGGTGGTGCCATCCGTGCAGAGATTTTAGACGATAACCTCAGGATTACCAATAGTCTGTTTGTCAACAACCTTGCGAGTACCGCGGGTGGTGCCATTTACGCAGTTGGACCGACAGGTCCGGCCGATGCCGTGTTGGAGGTGACGGAAAGCGTGTTCCGGCAGAATAACGCCGGCACTACGAACGACATACAGGAGAACACCTTCGGTGGCGCAATATATGTTGAAGGAAACTCGGTTATTACGGGTAGTACGTTCACGGAGAACGAAGCCCGGGCCTATACGATCTACGCTTTAGGTGGTAGATACACCTGGGGTGGTGCCGTCTATACCGCCCTAGGGCGCAGCGAGATCAATGCCTCCATCTTTAAGGGAAATGCGTGCCGAATGGGTGCACATGGTCAAACCCCGGACGCGAGCCGTGCCTATGGTGGAGCGGTGCATTTGGCCTCCGGTGAGCTGCTGCTCGGTAATGATCTGCTGGTGGATAATGAACTCATTGCCAGCCGCAATCCAGACTATCGAGGTAGCGGTGTTTACATCGGAGACGGAGCCTGTAGCATCATCAATTGCACCCTCGCGCGCAATGGTACCCATGCGGTATATCGGGATGGAGGTCTGGTCGAAATACTCAATTCCATCCTCTACTTCAACAACAACAGCGGCGAGCAGATCGCCGGTTCCATGCTGGCGACCTACTCCGACATCCAGAACGGATTCTCAGGAGAGGGAAACATCAGACTAAACCCAATTTTTAACGGGCTGTATGTCATAGTGCAGCCTTCTCCCGCCATTGATGCAGGTAATCCCGATCCTGAGTTTGTCGATATATTCCCTCCTGGGCAGGGCAGCACTAGAAACGATCTTGGATACACCGGTGGTCCAGCTACGCAGCACTGGAACAATCCCGTTTGTTATCGCGACGCTGATGGCGATGGGTATGGTAATCCGACGAATTTTGCCTACATGTCAAGTTGCACTTTTAATTATGTGCCCGACAATAATGACTGCGACGACCAGGACCCGACAATTTTCCCTGGTGATGACGATAGCTGCCCTGATCCATCAACCATCAACGGTGTGCGCGGATTTTTGGGCAATGAAACGGTTTGGTCCAGTGCAGACTCTCCGGTTCATGTGGTAGGCGATCTTGACATTGCTGGCCTTACGGTAGAGCCGGGTGTTGAGATCCGTCTTACTGGAGACTACGAGATTGTGGTATCCGGCGTCATTCGTTCACTGGGAAGCCAGGAATCGCCGGTGGTGTTCAGACCTTCCGATGACAATCCCGCAGGCTGGAGAGGCTTCTACTTTGAGGATAGCGATTCAGGTAGTGAGTTTCGCTGGACCCGAATTGAGGGTGCCAATAGCAGCGGTGTTCATATCGTAAGATCGAATCCCTCATTCGACCATGTCACCTTTGAAGGAAATCGTGCGACCTACGGTGGTGCCATCCGTGCAGAGATTTTAGACGATAACCTCAGGATTACCAATAGTCTGTTTGTCAACAACCTTGCGAGTACCGCGGGTGGTGCCATTTACGCAGTTGGACCGACAGGTCCGGCCGATGCCGTGTTGGAGGTGACGGAAAGCGTGTTCCGGCAGAATAACGCCGGCACTACGAACGACACACAGGAGAACACCTTCGGTGGCGCAATATATGTTGAAGGAAACTCGGTTATTACGGGTAGTACGTTCACGGAGAACGAAGCCCGGGCCTATACGATCTACGCTTTAGGTGGTAGATACACCTGGGGTGGTGCCGTCTATACCGCCCTAGGGCGCAGCGAGATCAATGCCTCCATCTTTAAGGGAAATGCGTGCCGAATGGGTGCACATGGTCAAACCCCGGACGCGAGCCGTGCCTATGGTGGAGCGGTGCATTTGGCCTCCGGTGAGCTGCTGCTCGGTAATGATCTGCTGGTGGATAATGAACTCATTGCCAGCCGCAATCCAGACTATCGAGGTAGCGGTGTTTACATCGGAGACGGAGCCTGTAGCATCATCAATTGCACCCTCGCGCGCAATGGTACCCATGCGGTATATCGGGATGGAGGTCTGGTCGAAATACTCAATTCCATCCTCTACTTCAACAACAACAGCGGCGAGCAGATCGCCGGTTCCATGCTGGCGACCTACTCCGATATCCAGAACGGATTCTCAGGAGAGGGAAACATCAGACTAGATCCGATTTTCATCGACGATGTTCATCTTGGTGGAGGCTCACCGTGTATCAATAGAGGGTCAGCAATCGGTGCGCCAAGAAACGACATTGAAGGCAAGAGGAGGCCACAAGGTAGAGGCTATGACATGGGGGCTTACGAATATTCCTTTCCCGGTTCCTCAGCAGAATCTGTGGGCACCCTGGGGTATCGGCAGGTCACCAAGCCCATGATATAAAGCTATTTTCAGCCCATCGTACGTGCGAAATCCATAGGATCGCTTGGTAACCACCTTTGCCTTGTTGTTAAAGCCCTCCACACAACCCAGGGCAATCGTATTTTTTGCACGAAACCAGTTGAGCAGGAGGGGGCGGTGAGCTCTCAACATTTTGGCAACCTTCTTCATCGGTTTGATTTTGGATCGCATGGTTCTTGTGCACCAGGCATCAAGAAACTTTCCAGCCCAAGCCGGTGAACTGTAGCCCCAGAATCGCTGAAAATCTTCCTTGAGCAAGTAGGCGCGGATAGTTCTGAGGTTGCATGCGAGCAGATCCTTGAGCCTGTCCACCTGTTTTTCGGTCAGATTTTCAGGTCGTTTTAAGAGGCACCAACGGCTCTTTGCAAGGAGGGGTTCTTTCCCCTTCTTCTTGAGCTCCTTGGCCTCATCGGCTCTGACCTCGTCGATAGCCTTGCTCATGTGACTCATGATATGAAACCGGTCGAGGATATTGACGGCGCCCGCTGCTTTTTCGGCAATGACGGCCAGATAGGGTTTCCACATGTCACTGCAAATAAACCGCAATTGCCGAGACCTTGCCGTGCCGAGCCAGTCGAAAAACTCTCTGAAAGTTTTGGCGGTCCTGTCGGGGCCGATCCAAAGCAGGCGCCTTTTTCCCTGGTCAAGCTGATACACCAGGGTGACAAACTTATCCTTGCGTTTGCGCCAGCAGATTTCGTCGATGCCAATGGCAGTGATCCCATCGATATTACGATAGGCGAGCCCCCAGTTGACCGCCATTTCCACCGACCTGAAGACCGTGTCCCAACTGGTTTTAAAGATTTCGGCCACTTCCTTCCAGCTCAAGCGTTTACACCATGTGGCCAGGAACCATGCGTAAGAGATCGTAAGATGGCTCTTTCCTACAACCCATGGCAGCTTTTCGACTTTGACGCCACAGGTTGGACACTGCAGCCGCCGTGGAGCATAGAGGAAAAATACCGGAATGCCCCACAAGGGCACAAAGGCAAAAGATCTGACACGCAGGGTGTCGTACCCCGGCCCCCTCTGGCCGCACTTGGAACAGATGGGTTTGCGGCCGGCCTGGGGCCGCAACGTTATCACCAATGCCGGCGGTCCGGAATCACGCCATTTGCAAGTGTCATAGATAAAACCCGGTTGTTTTTCAATACGGTTCAAGATAGTTTTAACGTGCATCCTGTCTGATCTAAGCTGAGGAGTTTTTGGAAGAAACATTCCCCCGGCAAAGTAAGGCAGGATGCATTTTATGAAACCCCCACAAAAGGACATTGGCAATAGCAGGGAGGTCCGCCTCTATCAAGGCCAAGCCCTGCGGGTGCGCGCTGCGCGCACAGCCTTGACAGAGACGAACCTCCCTGCTCATCCTGAAAGTGGCAAGGGTGACGGGGCGGCAGGTGCCCACCCCTCTCACCTCCGGAGGGGCTCAGGTTCTGGGGCTTATTTTCAAAGAGCTACCCACAAATTCTGCGGACGAGGCCCTTTCCCACAGCCATGCCATGGATATTTCTGCTATTGCAGGATTAACTCAAAATTTGAATAGAGACGCCTATTGAAGTAAAGCGGGGGCAGCAAGGCCCGAGACACCACAACAGCGTGTGCGCAGTATAAAATACCAGCACCAACCGAATGAAAAACGAACACTTATGTAGGCGGATAGTCAACGCATCGGCTTCCTGTTTTGTGAAGGATAGCATGCCAGCATAATGTATGGCCTCAGGAAAAGTCAGTGGAAGTTCTTGCTGCCCCTGACCGTATAGTTCAGCGCGTGTTGGATTTCAATTTAAATGGCATTTTTTCGCCTTATTATCCTGGTAATGTTACCTGATTATATGGTTCTTGATAGCTGATTGTGGATCACACCAAAAGGTCAAGCCCTGCAGGTGTCGTCGCAAGCTCCTCCAACCTTTCGGCGTGATCCATAATCACCTGAACCTGCTTTTTGAGGTCAAAACAAAATGAAATTTTGTTTTCATTCTTGCCAACAAGCGCGGTGAAAAAGGTACAATATTTTTCAAGCCAAATTGAGAACCAACAGCGCGTGAAGTACTTGGGTTGGGATGCCATTATGCTTTGAATTTTTGACGGAGAGGAAGCATGGCTACAAAGAAATCCAGCGACCGGAGGGTATCATGAAAGGGTTGAAGGTGACCGGTATATGCATGGTAGGAATTCTGGTAATTGTTTATTTCGTGTCCAATGTAAGAGCGGACAATCTATTGAAGGATCCCGGATTCGAATTAAGTAATACTGACGGTTCATTTCCAAGTTCAGGATATTGGAAGCCTGCGTGGCTTGGCACCGCCGGAGCAGTTTGTACCAATACAGCTGCACATACAGGAACAGCGGGTGTGTGGGAATATACCGGCACTGCGGGCGCTGACTGGTGGTCGGGCCCATTTCAAGAAGATTGTGCAGCCAACGCGGGGGAGGTCTTTAACGGCAGGGCTTGGGTGAGGTCGTATTCATCATGGGTAAACGGGAGTAGAGCTCTTGTCAGACTTTCTTTCTTAGATGGCGCGAAGGCTACTATTGCCTCAAAAGACAGTCCGGCAATTACCAGTGCTGGTAACGGTTGGCAACAACTGAGCGTTCAATCCGATCCGGCTCCTTCTGGTACTGCGTATGTCAAATATATCATATATCTTGAAAAGCCTAATGGCTCTGTAGGCCAAAGTATAGCAAGCTTCGATGACTGCGAGTTGGAAAAGGCCGCAACTACTCAACCCATTCTTTCCATAAATCCATTGACGTTGGGATTCGGGAGTGATCTTGCTTCACTCACTTTCGATATACATAATGTCGGCAATGGCGTACTTTCCTGGGGCATTGAAAAGAATGTAAGCTGGGCAAACGTTTCCGCCGCGAGCGGCACCACTACCACGGAAACTGACACCATCACGGTGAACATTAGCAGAACCGGCATGCACCTTCCAACTTATGAAGGTGCTCTTTCTGTGACTTCCAATGGGGGAAACCAGGACATCAATATTTTTATGGAAATCGTTCCTCCCACGGAAGTGCCAAAGCAACCCGCTCTCGTAAACACCGACGGATACCGACTTATGGTGAAACGTAGATTACCCGATGGCACCATCGACATCGCACGACCCTATACAATAAAAGGTGCTGCCTGGGCGCCTGCAAGCATAGGGACACTTTCAGATGTCACAAGTCGCCGCCGTGAATTTGACAGGTGGTACCGAACTGATATTCAGATGCTCAGAGAAATGAACGCCAATACCATTTATGTATTTCTCGATTTCGGAACCACTCCCGAATTCATCGATACGGCGAAAGCCGTACTAGATTTCTGTTATCAGAACGGCATAATGGTGGTTATGACTGTTGACGAAGACGGTTCTGACAACACGGCAAATATTGAGGCAGCAGTAAATGCCTTCAAAAATCATCCCGCGATACTCATGTGGGCGCTTGGAAACGAATGGAACCTATGGCGTCCTGATAGACCGAAGTATTATGCTCATTACACTACCCTTTCAGCCGCAGCAAGCGCGATGCAAGAGAACGCCCTGTTGATCAAATCACTCGACACTAATCACCCTGTCTCCTCCATCCTTGGCGAAATAACCTATCCGACAAAATCCGATGTAAGTGATATCGTAAATAATATCTGTACAGCTGTTGACGTATGGGGAGCTAATATATACCGAGGTC
Coding sequences within it:
- a CDS encoding AAA family ATPase codes for the protein MSYRAFFGLTREPFTPDIELESILKTPALLALGQRVDYVIRIGGIALLTGEVGAGKSTALRWSTGKLHPSAHKVLWVTATSGSILEVYRQLLAELDIHTASSSRAVLTRLIRSQIQNLVATKKQQPLLVIDEASLLRLDVFSELHTMTQFEGDSKPWLPIILAGQNNLADNLLYRTAIPLASRVVARAHLEAVDREGMERYIRHHLAIAGLQNSPFEDAALTAVHQGSGGLFRKANHLARGSLIAAAAEKSQTVTPDHVRMADSELL
- a CDS encoding DDE-type integrase/transposase/recombinase; its protein translation is MTEKEREAVALFRFGVISELVCSQLEPGEMAERIREKSEQRWHIPHSCRTRIAESTIRRWVSLYQNSGRQLASLYPQPRSDRGRSRRVDEETVLSLVKLRKELAGLPVVKLLAEMEKRQLMPPGMPVSLTTAYRILKQEGLSGNTSVGKVDRRRYEAQYPNDIWQSDVMHGPKVETDERKKKTYLIAFLDDHSRLLPHAEFYLSEGLDSWLDAFRQALLTRGIPRKLYVDNGAAFRSRHLERICASLGIALVHTPPYTPQGRGKIERFFRTVRSQFLPSFLGGSLHDINVALDLWVREDYHQRCHSSTSQAPLIRFGDHIELIRAAPRDLEDHFRKEVRRRVSKDRTVSINNRLFEAPTRFIGEQLSLLYHEHKPHRVEIIHKGTSHGLLVPVDLKINSEITRDKPVQGQLPFMSQEEQREL
- a CDS encoding reverse transcriptase domain-containing protein: MVDLCRGPSSHPHLSSQFIPIFQSIALTDSGNIHRFLFSVFGNQHPVILRLIGKWLNAGFMSGGVVSRTEEGSPQGGPISPILANIYLHYVLDLWFAKKVKPWCTGEVYLTRFADDFVVNFQYRCDAEGFARVLPKRFGKFGLELAEEKTRLMRFGRFARADMERTGNKPETFDFLGFKHVCGSDRGGKFALIRIPCVKSCRKFLAKTKEWLNRHMHWKRRDQQRQLVSMLRGFYQYFGLHHCKPKLDNIRRGVQRQWSLSLRRRSQRHRMYWSYLKSCSWFELPYAVSTLHPSI
- a CDS encoding helix-turn-helix domain-containing protein, with protein sequence MPQLQIPLFPEGTTLINQNIGFLRQGSTITYVHGSLPVFTHDIDDLARFCMFTSQLYINGSASQAEICRAFGVSKISVLRSVKLYREKGMAGFFAPRVCRGPAVLTPEVLEQVQHLLDEEHSVPDIAKELELKADTLHKALRAGKLRRPLKKRGVPAAGQR
- a CDS encoding putative transposase, with translation MKRKNAALQQEIEHMKITLDDLKACRKATPRHVQFSDLPEEDRFRMLGMKSKHFIDTIKLIDYRAESAMTNIVRQAMYRRDDARSLLRSLYATEADIIPDQAEQKLTIRIHQPANRCSAESILHLIGELNTTRTVFPGTDLRLFSELVT